The Rhizobium viscosum genomic sequence CGCACCGGGCGCAAGCTCGCCATGCACGATGCGCTCTGCAAGCACGCGGGCAATGCGCGCGGCGATGGTGTCTTCAGGTTCCCTGCTCATTGCCATCAAGTAGCGAGCCCTGCAGGGCTTGTCGAGGTGGCATGAAAGCCGCTCCCCCGCAAAGCTGCTCGCACTGTGCATTCCAGCCATGTCTCGCCATCGGTTGAGCTTTCAGCGGCCATCGTGTAAAGCCGCATCATCCCCAAACAAGGCATGAGTATATGGACGGCTTCGACCTCATCATCTTCGACTGCGACGGCGTTCTGGTCGATTCCGAAATCATTGCGGCGGATGTTGAATCCAAGCTGCTGACGGAAGCAGGCTATCCGATCAGCATCGAGGAAATGAACGAGCGTTTCGCCGGCCTCACATGGCAGGACATCCTCTTCCAGATCGAACGGGAAGCCAGCATCCCGCTCTCGGCATCGCTGCTCGATCAGTCTCAGAAACTTCTCGACATCAGGCTCGAACAGGAAGTCCAGGCCATTCCCGGCGTCGAATTCGCCGTCAGCCGCCTCTCGATGAAGCGCTGCATCTGTTCGAACTCCTCGAGCCGGCGGCTCGACATGATGCTGGGTAAGGTCGGCCTGAAGCAGCTCTTTGCGCCGAACATCTTCTCTGCCAAGGATCTCGGCCCCGACCGCGCCAAGCCGAAGCCGGATATCTTCCTGCATGGTGCAAGCCAGATGGGCGTTTCGCCTTCCAGGACCGTCGTCGTCGAAGATTCTACGCATGGTGTTCATGCTGCACGCGCTGCCGGCATGCGGGTGATCGGCTTTACCGGCGGTTCGCACACTTATCCCTCGCATGCTGATAAGCTGACGGATGCTGGTGCGGAGACGGTGATTTCCCGCATGAACGATCTGCCAGGCGTTGTCGCCGCATTGGCAGAGTGGGAAGGCGTGCTCTAAGGGCAGCGGCTTCGCCGCCCTAATGCCTGCAAGAAGCGGCAGCTCTTATTCACGCAACGGGTTTTTTGCTTGCAGAGGCGCGCCCGCTTTCGCGACGCCATTAGGGCTGACCGATTGTCAGCAGCCGGCGCCTCAGCTGCTTTTCTTCTTGGAGTTTTTGACGTTCTTGGCGGGCTGATTGTCGAAGCCGACATTGACCCGGACCAGCGCCCCGGAGCCGACCGGCATCTTGATGCCCTCGTGGCGGAAGATGACCTGCGTGGCCGGCGCGCCGGCCGGGATCTGCGTCGGGAAATTGACGACTTCGGACGACAGGACGTCCTGTCCATCCAGCACCGAGATCCGGATCGGCAGCGTGACCGGGCCTGGCGTGCCGCCTGGGCCGGCAACAAGACGAAGCTGCGCCACGACGGTCATGGAGAGCGCCGTGTCGTTGAGCATGCACTGGCGGCTATAGTCACCGAAAGATGCCTGGAAGACGACCTGCTGCGGATCACCGGTCTTCGCACCTTTCGCATAGGTGCGGTAGATCGCGTCCTGGTCACGCATGAAGATCTGCGGGCATGCACCCTGCACAACAGGTGCGACCGTTCCTTGCGCGGTAATGCCGGTGCCGATCGGGGCCTGGTTCGACGAAGGACTGGTCGGCGCGACCGGCATGATCTGGGCATTGCCGTTCGGCTGAAGCGGAGCGGGGCCGCTGCTCGCAGTTGCGGCTTCAGGCTTGCTGTCGCCGCCGAGGCCGAGCGAATTGCAGCCGGCAAGAGCCGCAAAAAGGAATGCGGAAACGATGAGACGAGAGACCTTGCCGAGCACGATATTCCACCCCTTGCAAACGCTTTTCTTCTAGGTGCTTGCGACTTTCGCGCAAGGCCTTTCATGACAGTTGGCGATGGTCTATATCAGCGGCGCAAAGAAAAATCGATTGGGTAAGCACCGTTTTGATGCACTTTTCGGCGCCGGCTGCGGGCAACTTCAATAGGATACCTGCGACACTGCCCCAGCAGGCCGTTAAGCCCCCTCTTTTCGGCGGAACGGCAGCGTCCCGTTTGCGCACGGAATTTCTCCAGCCATAGATCAAGGATGACGAACGTGGACTATATCTCGACCCGCGGCGAGGCCCCTTCCCTCGGCTTTTGCGACGCCCTTCTGGCGGGGCTGGCGCGCGATGGCGGGCTCTACGTTCCCCGCAAATGGCCGAGCTTTTCCAAGAAGGAAATCCGCGCGCTGCGCGGCAAGACCTATCAGGAGATTGCCTTCACCATCCTTTCGCCCTTCACCAATGGCGAAATCCCCGATGAAACCTTCCGGGCGATGATCGACGAGGCCTACGGCACTTTCCGCCATCCGGCGATCGCGCCGCTGATCCAGACCGGCCCGAACAGTTTCGTGATGGAACTCTTCCACGGCACGACACTCGCCTTCAAGGATGTGGCGATGCAGCTTCTTGCCCGCCTGATGGATTATGCGCTGGAAAAGCGCGGCGAGCGGGCGACTATCGTCGGCGCCACTTCGGGCGATACCGGTGGGGCTGCGATCGACGCCTTCGCGGGCCGCGAGCGCACCGACATTTTCATCCTCTTCCCGCATGGCAAGGTTTCGCCAGTACAACAGCGGCAGATGACGACGTCGACATCAGGCAATGTGCATGCGCTTGCCGTCGAGGGCAATTTCGACGATTGCCAGAACCTCGTCAAAGCCATGTTCAATGACGTTGCCTTCCGCGACAAGGTAAAGCTTTCGGGCGTCAACTCGATCAACTGGGCGCGCATCATGGCGCAGATCGTCTATTATTTCACAACGGCGATCGCACTCGGCGGACCGGATCGGAAGATCTCGTTCACGGTACCGACTGGGAATTTCGGCGATATCTTCGCCGGCTACTGTGCCAAGCGCATGGGCTTGCCGATCGACAAGCTCGTCATCGCCACCAATGAGAACGATATCCTGGCGCGAACGCTGAAGACCGGCCGTTATGACATGAAGGCGGTGAAGGCCACCACCTCGCCTTCCATGGATATCCAGATATCCTCCAACTTCGAACGGCTGCTGTTCGAAGCCTATGACCGCGATGCCTCCAAGGTTCGCGCCGCCATGGAAAGCCTCAAGCAATCCAATGGTTTCGAGATCTCGCCCGAAGCGCTGAAATTCATCAAGAAGGATTTCCGCGCCGGCCGCGCAAGCGAACGACAGGTGGCGGAAACGATCCGCAAGACCTACGCGGAAACCGGCTATCTGCTCGATCCGCATTCGGCGATCGGCGTCTTCGTGGCCGCCAAGAGGGAAAAGCCTAATACCCCGATGGTGACGCTTGCCACCGCCCATCCGGCGAAATTCCCGGCTGCCGTAAAATCCGCCTCCGGTATTGACCCGGCGCTTCCGACGTGGCTTGCTGATGTGATGCACAGGGAGGAGCGCTTCCAGATCATCGAGCCCGAGCTCAAAGCGGTTGAAACCTTTATCGGCAAGCATGCCCGCAGCTAGATGACGGCAGGCGCAGAAAGATAGCACATGACAGTTGAGTGCACCCGGCTCAAATCCGGGCTGACAGTAGTCACACAGACCATGCCGCACCTTGAAAGCGCTGCGCTCGGAGTCTGGATCAAATCAGGTTCGCGCAACGAGACGGAAGACGAACACGGCATTGCCCACCTGCTCGAACACATGGCCTTCAAGGGAACGGCACGACGTTCCGCCCGTGAGATCGCCGAGGAAATCGAGGATGTCGGCGGCGAAGTAAACGCCGCGACCTCCACTGAGACGACCTCTTACTATGCCCGCGTTCTGAAGGATCACGTGCCGCTCGCCGTCGATATCCTCGCCGATATCCTGACGGAGTCCGCCTTCGAGGAAGAAGAGCTGGAGCGCGAGAAGCAGGTCATCCTGCAGGAGATCAACGCGGCCAACGACACGCCCGACGACGTCGTCTTCGACCGCTTCTCCGAGGTCGCCTATCGTGGCCAGACGCTCGGACGACCGATCCTCGGCACACCGGAAACCGTCGTTTCCTTCACGCCGCAGCAGATCCGCACCTATCTCGGTCGCAACTATACGACCGACCGGATGTTCGTGGTGGCGGCGGGCGCCGTCGAGCATGACGAATTCGTTCGCTTGGTCGAAGACCGCTTCGCCAGCCTGCCGACCACGCCCAACGCGCCGCCGGTCATGGAAGCCGCCCGTTATATCGGCGGCAATGTGCGCGAGCCGCGCGACCTCATGGACGCGCAGATCCTGCTGGGCTTCGAGGGCAAGGCCTATCATGCCCGCGATTTCTACTGCTCGCAGATCCTCGCCAATATCCTCGGCGGCGGCATGTCCTCCCGCCTCTTCCAGGAAGTACGCGAGTTTCGCGGCCTCTGTTACTCCGTCTACGCTTTCCACTGGGGCTTTTCCGATACCGGCATCTTCGGCATCCATGCCGCAACCGGTGGCGAGAATCTGCCGGAGCTGGTGCCCGTCATCATCGACGAGCTGCACAAGTCGGCAGACAGCATTCACCAGAAGGAAATCGAGCGTGCCCGGGCACAGATCCGCGCCCAGCTCCTCATGGGCCAGGAAAGCCCCGCCGCCCGCGCCGGCCAGGTCGCCCGGCAGATGATGCTCTATGGCCGTCCGATCTCCAATCCGGAAATGATGGAGCGACTGGAGGGTATCACCATCGAGCGCCTGACCGATCTTGCCGGTCGCCTTTTCTACGATACCGTCCCGACGCTTTCGGCGATCGGTCCGCTCGAGCAGCTTGCCCCGATGGAAGACATCACTGCCTCGCTTTCGGTTCCGGCACCGAAGACGAAGCAGGCAAGCCGCTGACCGACACATACGTTGCGCCGGGGGTTATCGATGCCAAAATCGGTTTTTCGGTTCCTGTCGCGACAGCCTGAAGCGGTCGAACTCGAAAACGACAAATATGTCCTGCGCCTGCCGCGCTACCAGGATTTCAATCAGTGGCACCGGCTGCGCGCCGACAGCCGCCGTTTTCTGGAACCCTGGGAGCCGACATGGCGGCGCGACGAGCTGACCGAAGGCTCGTTTCGCGCCCGCGTCATCCGGGGCAAGCAGGAATATGCTTCGGGACAGGCGATCCCGCTCTTCATTTTTCTGAGAAAGGATATGACGCTCGTTGGCGGCATCACCATCGGCTATATCCGCCGGGGAGCCGCCCAAAGCTGCATGATTGGCTACTGGATGGGCGAGCGTTATGCCGGCCAGGGACATATGTTCGCCGCACTTCAATTGGTTATTCCCTATATCTTCACAGGGCTTGAGTTGCACCGTATCGAAGCAGCCTGTATTCCAGATAACGCACGGAGCATTCGCCTGCTTGAGAAAGCCGGGTTCCAGCGGGAAGGCTACCTGCGCGGATATTTGAAGATCAACGGTCAGTGGCATGATCACGTGATGTTTTCACGCTTGGCCACCGACGCGGATACAGGCAGGAAACCCAACAGCCGATGAACAAAGACCGCATGCTGCTGACGTCACCGTCCGGACGAGTGATCGCGGTGATCGCAGCCCTTCTCCTGTCGGTGTTCGCCCTTGCGGCGGGAACTGTGCAGGCGGCCGAACCGGTAAAGATTTCCCGCGACGATACTGCGCTGGACCTGACTGCCACGACGGAAATCTACGCCAACCAGGGCGAGGCCTTCCAGGTTTCCACCGCTGCCGGCGCCGATGGTATCCGCCGGCGTATCGAGGTGCGCGCGAGCTCGGAAAACCATCAGGGCGACTGGGCGGTCTTTGCGCTCGCTAACGTCTCCGAGGAGCAGCTCGAACGCGTTATCGTCGCGCCGCACTTCCGCCTCGTCAATTCCAAGCTGTTCTGGCCCGATCTCGGCTCGCAGCGCATTATTGCGATCACGCCAAGCGAAGGTTTTGCGCTCGACCGCCAGCCGAGCGATGAGGCCGACGTCTTCCGCATCACGCTGAACCCAGGCGCTGTCATCACCTTCGTTGCCGAGCTTGCCACGCCGGAGTTGCCACAGATCTATCTGTGGGAGCCAGACGCTTACAAGGACACGATCAACGCCTTCACGCTCTATCGCGGCATCGTGCTCGGCATTGCCGGCCTGCTCGCGGTGTTCCTGACGATCCTCTTCGTCGTGAAGGGAACCTCGATGCTGCCGGCGACGGCGGCTCTCGCCTGGGCGGTACTCGGCTATATCTGCGTCGACTTCGGCTTTCTCGGAAAGCTGATCAGTGTCGCCTCAGCGGATCAACGAATATGGCGCGCCTGTGCGGAGGTGGCGCTCGCCTCCAGTTTCGTCATCTTCCTGTTCACTTATCTCAATCTCAACCGATGGCATGTGCATCTCGGCTACGCCACGCTTGCCTGGGTGCTGGGTCTTGCCCTGCTCTTCGGCGTTGCGATCTACGATCCGTCGATTGCGGCCGGCATTGCCCGTCTATCTTTCGCACTGACAGCGGCGACCGGCCTGCTGCTGATCATCTATCTCGGCTTCAACCGCTATGACCGCGCCATCCTGCTCGTGCCGGCATGGGCGCTGACGCTCGTCTGGCTGTTCGGCGCGTGGATGACGATCACCGGCCGGCTTGACAATGACATCATCCAGCCCGCACTCGGCGGCGGCCTCGTGCTGATCGTGCTCTTGATCGGCTTCACCGTCATGCAGCATGCCTTTGCGGGAGGCGCCTTCCAGCAAGGTCTCTTCTCCGATCTCGAGCGTCAATCGCTGGCGCTGACGGGCTCGGGCGACATGGTCTGGGATTGGGATGTGGCGCGCGATCGCGTCGTCACCATTCCCGATGTTTCCGTAAAACTCGGGCTTTCACCGGGCACGATGCATGGCGCGGCGCGCAACTGGCTGCCGCGGCTGCACCCCGACGATCGCGACCGTTTCCGGGCAACGCTTGATGTGCTCCTGGAACATCGCCGCGGCCGGCTGAACCACGAGTTCCGCATCCGCGCCGAAGACGGGCACTTTCACTGGCTCCTGATCCGTGCCCGGCCGGTGCTCGGCTCGAACGGCGAAATCATCCGCTGCGTCGGCACGATCGTCGATGTGACCGAGCAGAAGAATTCCGTCGAGCGGCTGCTGCACGATGCGCTGCACGACAACCTGACGGGCCTGCCGAACCGACAGGTCTTCATAGACCGCCTGCAGTCGGTGCTGACACTGGCGCCGGGCGGCGAGACGCTGCGCCCGACCGTCATGGTGATCGACATCGACCGCTACAAGCTGGTCAATGATTCCCTCGGTGTCGCAGCCGGTGACAATATTCTGATCGCGCTCACCCGCCGCCTGCGTCGCCTCCTGAAACCGCAGGATACGCTGGCGCGCCTTTCCGGCGACCAGTTCGGCGTCATCCTCGTTTCCGAGCACGATCCGGCCAAGGTTGCCGATTTTGCCGATGCGATGAGCAAGGCAATCATGGTACCGATCAATTTCTCCAACCGCGAGATCATCCTGACCGCCTCCATCGGTCTCACCTCCTGGGTGGACCAGCAGGAGAGCGCGTCGGGTCTGCTCAGCGATGCCGAGCTTGCCATGTACCGGGCCAAACGTGCTGGCGGCAATCGCGTGGAGCCCTTCCAGCCGGCTTTCCGTGATTTCGGCACCGACCGCCTGCAGCTTGAATCGGATCTGCGCCGTGCCATCGAGCGCAAGGAACTTTCGATGGTCTACCAGCCGATTGCGCGGCTGGAGGATGTCGAGATTGCCGGCTTCGAAGCGCTGATGCGCTGGGAACATCCCAAGCGCGGCAACATCCCGCCGTCGGAATTCATCCCGATCGCCGAAGCGTCCGACATTATCGGTGCGCTCGGCATCTTCGCGCTGGAGCAGGCGACCAACGACCTGATGGGTTGGCAGAACCAGACCGGCGAGCTGCCGATCTTCGTCTCGATCAATCTGTCGAGCGTGCAGCTTCTCAACAACGATCTTTACGACGACGTCCGTTCGGTACTGGCCAAGACCCATTGCGATCCTTCGCGGCTGAAGCTGGAACTGACAGAATCCATGGTGATGGAAAATCCGGAACAGGCTCGTCTCGTACTGCAGAAGCTGAAGGAAGCTGGTCTTGGCCTCGCGCTTGACGATTTCGGCACCGGCTATTCCTCGCTCGCCTACCTGACCCGCTTCCCCTTCGACACGATCAAGCTCGATAAGGCGCTGGTTCGCGACAACAGCGACAAGAAGGCGACCATCTTGAAATCGGTGATTTCCATGGCGCGCGAGCTGGACATGAAAGTGGTGGCCGAAGGCATCGAGTCCAACGAGGATGCGATCGAGCTTGCCAAGATGGGCTGCAGCTACGGGCAGAGTTATCTCTTCGGCCCACCAATGCCGTCGGAATCGGTGCTGCGGCTGCTGAGAGAACGGTTTCCGCTGACGAAGCGGGCCTGAGCATCCCCGCAGAGGAATAGGGGGAGGACGCGGTTTACTGCCTTGCCCTCTCCAACGCTGCCGCTATTCTGCCCGAAAACACAACCGGGAGGCACCTTATGATCCTGCACTGCGTATTCATGCGGCTGAAGAGCGCTATGACGCCTGACGATAAGCAGGCGCTGTTCGACGCCATCGTGGCGCTGAAGCAGGTGATCCCGGGAATTCTTGACATCAAATACGGGCCGAATGTTTCACCCGAGGGACTGCATGGCGGTTTCGTCGACGGCTTTGCCGTGACCTTCGAAAGCCCCGAGGCACGCGATACCTATCTCGTGCATCCCGAGCATGTGACCGTCGGCGAGCGCATTGTCTCGTCGACGGATGGAGGCCTGGCGGGCCTCCTGGTTTTCGATCTCGTTATCTAAGATCCCGTCAGCTCAGCTCGACTTCGCCATCGCTGCGGAGAGCTGGTCGACATTGTAGCGGAACATCTTCTCGTAGGTCGGGGCTGGGCCTTTTGAGTCCGAGAGAGATTCGACATAGAGTTCACCGCCCGGCTCGGCGCCCGTCGCAGTGGCAACCTGCTTGACGAGGCGCGGATCGTTGGAATTCTCGAAGAAATAGGTTTTCACGTGTTCCTGCTTGATCTGCTCGATCAGCTTGGCAACGTCGGCGGCCGATGCTTCGCTTTCGGTGGAGAGGCCGAGGGGTGCCAAGAAGCTGACATTGTATTCCCGGCCGAAATAGCCGAAGGCATCGTGGCTGGTCAGCACCTTGCGGCGATCATTGGCGATCTTGTCGAACTTGGAATGTGCATAGCCGTCCAGTTCGTCAAGCTTCCTGGTGTATTTCTCGGCATTCGCCTTGAAGGCGGCGGCATCGGCCGGATCGGCTGCGGAAAGTGCCTTCTCGATATTGGCGACCCAGACCTTCACATTGACAGGGCTGTTCCAGACATGCGGATCGGTGACGGTTTTACCATCCTCTTCCATCGTGCGGGTGTTGATGCCTTCGGACACTGTGACCGGATTTCCCTTGTAGCCGGAGGCGGTGATGAGGCGGTCCATCCAGCCTTCCAACCCCTCGCCGCTGACGAAGGTAACTTTTGCAGCATTCAGCGCCTTGGCATCGGCCGGCGCCGGCTCGAACTCATGGGGATCGCCGTTCGGACCGACGAGGCTCGTGACCTTGACGTGATCGCCGCCGACCTGTCGGACGACATCGGCAAGCACGGTGAAGGAGGCAACGACCTTCAGCGTTTCGGCCGAAGCCGGCACGGCCGAAAGCGTCATCAGCACCGGCAAGGCGGCGGAGAGAAGCAGTCTTCTAGGTAACATCGATGTCTCCTGGTATCAGCCCTTCAGATGCGGGCGGGGGAAGAAGCGTCGGGCAAGGCCCGACGGCGCGAAGAAGATGGAGAGGCCATAGAGCAGCGCCGCCGTCATGATGATCGTCGGGCCGGAGGCAAGTTCGAGATGATAGGAGGTGATGAGCCCAAGATAGCCGGATGCCGCTGCACTTGCCGCCGCTGTCATCATCATGGCCGGCAGACTGCGCGACCAGAGCTGTGCGATCGCGGCCGGCAGCATCATAAGGCCGACGGCCATCAGCGTGCCAAGCGCCTGGAAGCTCGCGACAAGGTTCAGCACCACAAGCAACAGAAAGAGGAAATGATAGACCGGCCCGCGCCCGCCGACGGCGCGCAGGAAGCCCGGATCAAAACATTCCGCGACCAGCGGGCGATAGACGATCGCGAGCGCCAGCAATGTAACCGACGTGATGGCGCCGATCTGCGTCAGTGCCGGCGCGTCGATGGCAAGGATGGTGCCGAAAAGTACATGCAGCAGATCGATGTTCGAACCGCGCAAGGAAACGATGAGGACACCCAAGGCCAGTGACGCCAGATAGAAGCTTGCGAAACTCGCATCCTCCTGCAGCACGGTCATGCGGCTGACGACACCTGATAGCAGCGCGACGGAGAGACCGGCAACGAGACCACCAATGCCCATTGCCGTCAGCGACAGCGAGCCGGCAACGAGATAACCAATTGCCGCTCCCGGCAGCACGGCATGGCTCATCGCGTCCCCCATCAGGCTCATGCGGCGAAGCATGAGAAAGACGCCGATGGGGCCGGACCCGAGACTGAGACATAGGCAGGCGACGAGCGCGCGGCGCATGAAGCCATAGTCGGCGAAGGGGGCGAAGAAGATATCGTAGGCCGTCATGCCGCCGGCTCGCAGGCTTCAGCATCCTCATCCCAGCGTTCGGCCATGGCGCAGGCCTGCAGAAGATTGACAGATGACATAACCTCCTGCGTCGGCCCCCAGCCGATCAGCCGGCGGGCGAGCAGCAGGGTTTCCGGGAAATGCGCCCTCACCTGTGCGAAATCATGGAGCACAGCAATCACCGTCCGCCCGTCGCCATGCCAGCGGACGACAATGTCGAGCAGATCCCTCGTCGTGCGGGTGTCGATGGCAGTGAAGGGTTCGTCAAGCAGGATGATGCGCGCATCCTGCAGCAGCAGGCGGGCAAAGAGCACGCGCTGGAACTGGCCGGCCGAAAGTGAGCCGATATGGCGCCTTTCGAATCCTTCCAGACCGACGGTAGCGAGTGCGGTGCGAGCGCGCGCAGTGTCCCGCTTTGCCATACGGCCAAAGGCACCGGCCGAACGCCAGTTTCCGAGCAGCACCGTATCCAGCACCGAGATCGGGAAACGCCTGTTGATGTCAGCCGCCTGCGGAAGATAGCCGAAATCAGTGCGTTGCATCAGGTGCTCCACCCGCCCTTCGGCGGGGCGCAACTCCCCCATGATCGCCTTCAGCAACGTGGATTTTCCCGCCCCATTCGGCCCGGCGATTGCTGTCAGGCTGCCGGGCTGGAAAGTGCCGGAGAGATGATGGACTGCAGGATGACGATCATAGGAGACCGTCAGATTGTCGAGACGG encodes the following:
- a CDS encoding Dabb family protein, which gives rise to MILHCVFMRLKSAMTPDDKQALFDAIVALKQVIPGILDIKYGPNVSPEGLHGGFVDGFAVTFESPEARDTYLVHPEHVTVGERIVSSTDGGLAGLLVFDLVI
- a CDS encoding HAD family hydrolase, translated to MDGFDLIIFDCDGVLVDSEIIAADVESKLLTEAGYPISIEEMNERFAGLTWQDILFQIEREASIPLSASLLDQSQKLLDIRLEQEVQAIPGVEFAVSRLSMKRCICSNSSSRRLDMMLGKVGLKQLFAPNIFSAKDLGPDRAKPKPDIFLHGASQMGVSPSRTVVVEDSTHGVHAARAAGMRVIGFTGGSHTYPSHADKLTDAGAETVISRMNDLPGVVAALAEWEGVL
- a CDS encoding metal ABC transporter solute-binding protein, Zn/Mn family translates to MLPRRLLLSAALPVLMTLSAVPASAETLKVVASFTVLADVVRQVGGDHVKVTSLVGPNGDPHEFEPAPADAKALNAAKVTFVSGEGLEGWMDRLITASGYKGNPVTVSEGINTRTMEEDGKTVTDPHVWNSPVNVKVWVANIEKALSAADPADAAAFKANAEKYTRKLDELDGYAHSKFDKIANDRRKVLTSHDAFGYFGREYNVSFLAPLGLSTESEASAADVAKLIEQIKQEHVKTYFFENSNDPRLVKQVATATGAEPGGELYVESLSDSKGPAPTYEKMFRYNVDQLSAAMAKSS
- a CDS encoding metal ABC transporter ATP-binding protein: MSAPVIRLDNLTVSYDRHPAVHHLSGTFQPGSLTAIAGPNGAGKSTLLKAIMGELRPAEGRVEHLMQRTDFGYLPQAADINRRFPISVLDTVLLGNWRSAGAFGRMAKRDTARARTALATVGLEGFERRHIGSLSAGQFQRVLFARLLLQDARIILLDEPFTAIDTRTTRDLLDIVVRWHGDGRTVIAVLHDFAQVRAHFPETLLLARRLIGWGPTQEVMSSVNLLQACAMAERWDEDAEACEPAA
- a CDS encoding GNAT family N-acetyltransferase, encoding MPKSVFRFLSRQPEAVELENDKYVLRLPRYQDFNQWHRLRADSRRFLEPWEPTWRRDELTEGSFRARVIRGKQEYASGQAIPLFIFLRKDMTLVGGITIGYIRRGAAQSCMIGYWMGERYAGQGHMFAALQLVIPYIFTGLELHRIEAACIPDNARSIRLLEKAGFQREGYLRGYLKINGQWHDHVMFSRLATDADTGRKPNSR
- a CDS encoding M16 family metallopeptidase; this translates as MTVECTRLKSGLTVVTQTMPHLESAALGVWIKSGSRNETEDEHGIAHLLEHMAFKGTARRSAREIAEEIEDVGGEVNAATSTETTSYYARVLKDHVPLAVDILADILTESAFEEEELEREKQVILQEINAANDTPDDVVFDRFSEVAYRGQTLGRPILGTPETVVSFTPQQIRTYLGRNYTTDRMFVVAAGAVEHDEFVRLVEDRFASLPTTPNAPPVMEAARYIGGNVREPRDLMDAQILLGFEGKAYHARDFYCSQILANILGGGMSSRLFQEVREFRGLCYSVYAFHWGFSDTGIFGIHAATGGENLPELVPVIIDELHKSADSIHQKEIERARAQIRAQLLMGQESPAARAGQVARQMMLYGRPISNPEMMERLEGITIERLTDLAGRLFYDTVPTLSAIGPLEQLAPMEDITASLSVPAPKTKQASR
- the thrC gene encoding threonine synthase; amino-acid sequence: MTNVDYISTRGEAPSLGFCDALLAGLARDGGLYVPRKWPSFSKKEIRALRGKTYQEIAFTILSPFTNGEIPDETFRAMIDEAYGTFRHPAIAPLIQTGPNSFVMELFHGTTLAFKDVAMQLLARLMDYALEKRGERATIVGATSGDTGGAAIDAFAGRERTDIFILFPHGKVSPVQQRQMTTSTSGNVHALAVEGNFDDCQNLVKAMFNDVAFRDKVKLSGVNSINWARIMAQIVYYFTTAIALGGPDRKISFTVPTGNFGDIFAGYCAKRMGLPIDKLVIATNENDILARTLKTGRYDMKAVKATTSPSMDIQISSNFERLLFEAYDRDASKVRAAMESLKQSNGFEISPEALKFIKKDFRAGRASERQVAETIRKTYAETGYLLDPHSAIGVFVAAKREKPNTPMVTLATAHPAKFPAAVKSASGIDPALPTWLADVMHREERFQIIEPELKAVETFIGKHARS
- a CDS encoding metal ABC transporter permease translates to MTAYDIFFAPFADYGFMRRALVACLCLSLGSGPIGVFLMLRRMSLMGDAMSHAVLPGAAIGYLVAGSLSLTAMGIGGLVAGLSVALLSGVVSRMTVLQEDASFASFYLASLALGVLIVSLRGSNIDLLHVLFGTILAIDAPALTQIGAITSVTLLALAIVYRPLVAECFDPGFLRAVGGRGPVYHFLFLLLVVLNLVASFQALGTLMAVGLMMLPAAIAQLWSRSLPAMMMTAAASAAASGYLGLITSYHLELASGPTIIMTAALLYGLSIFFAPSGLARRFFPRPHLKG
- a CDS encoding sensor domain-containing phosphodiesterase, encoding MNKDRMLLTSPSGRVIAVIAALLLSVFALAAGTVQAAEPVKISRDDTALDLTATTEIYANQGEAFQVSTAAGADGIRRRIEVRASSENHQGDWAVFALANVSEEQLERVIVAPHFRLVNSKLFWPDLGSQRIIAITPSEGFALDRQPSDEADVFRITLNPGAVITFVAELATPELPQIYLWEPDAYKDTINAFTLYRGIVLGIAGLLAVFLTILFVVKGTSMLPATAALAWAVLGYICVDFGFLGKLISVASADQRIWRACAEVALASSFVIFLFTYLNLNRWHVHLGYATLAWVLGLALLFGVAIYDPSIAAGIARLSFALTAATGLLLIIYLGFNRYDRAILLVPAWALTLVWLFGAWMTITGRLDNDIIQPALGGGLVLIVLLIGFTVMQHAFAGGAFQQGLFSDLERQSLALTGSGDMVWDWDVARDRVVTIPDVSVKLGLSPGTMHGAARNWLPRLHPDDRDRFRATLDVLLEHRRGRLNHEFRIRAEDGHFHWLLIRARPVLGSNGEIIRCVGTIVDVTEQKNSVERLLHDALHDNLTGLPNRQVFIDRLQSVLTLAPGGETLRPTVMVIDIDRYKLVNDSLGVAAGDNILIALTRRLRRLLKPQDTLARLSGDQFGVILVSEHDPAKVADFADAMSKAIMVPINFSNREIILTASIGLTSWVDQQESASGLLSDAELAMYRAKRAGGNRVEPFQPAFRDFGTDRLQLESDLRRAIERKELSMVYQPIARLEDVEIAGFEALMRWEHPKRGNIPPSEFIPIAEASDIIGALGIFALEQATNDLMGWQNQTGELPIFVSINLSSVQLLNNDLYDDVRSVLAKTHCDPSRLKLELTESMVMENPEQARLVLQKLKEAGLGLALDDFGTGYSSLAYLTRFPFDTIKLDKALVRDNSDKKATILKSVISMARELDMKVVAEGIESNEDAIELAKMGCSYGQSYLFGPPMPSESVLRLLRERFPLTKRA